A single window of Rhodococcus jostii RHA1 DNA harbors:
- a CDS encoding sugar transferase yields the protein MVTSFGVSLDSAPPAGGTTPASGLEGRLSGRRAWQAAYIRRLWVSDTVIVIAAVTLAQWVRFGDSGVLHTSAFPQALSYALVSALLALSWLATLIIFRTRTTRVIGSGPDEYRRIFVSTVRLFGLIAIVSLLFRLDLARLYLAIAFPVGLVGLLVSRWVWRRVIARKRSRGEFQTSVLVVGGERAVRSLAESFERGTGDGYRVVGMCIPGHTGARNDKIVVGDRDIPVYGDEGDVIRALGFCNADTVAVTATEHLGHEGMRSLAWDLEPHHVDLVVSPGMMDVSGPRLSMRPVAGLPLIHVEKPRYHGAQKFSKISFDFVFATLALVLVSPVMLAAALAIKLTSKGPVFYKSERMGLDGRPFPMLKFRSMIVDADKQVASLTGANEGAGVLFKMREDPRVTKVGRYLRKYSLDELPQFINVLRREMSVVGPRPPLRREVEAYDGTVRRRLLVKPGITGLWQVSGRSDLSWEETVRLDLSYVENWSMMGDVLIIGKTVRAVLAGDGAY from the coding sequence ATGGTGACGTCGTTCGGTGTCTCGCTCGACTCCGCACCCCCCGCTGGGGGTACCACGCCCGCATCGGGTCTCGAAGGCAGACTCAGCGGCAGGCGTGCCTGGCAGGCCGCGTACATCCGGCGGTTGTGGGTTTCGGACACGGTGATCGTGATCGCGGCAGTAACGCTCGCGCAGTGGGTCCGGTTCGGCGACAGCGGCGTCCTGCACACCTCGGCCTTCCCTCAGGCACTCAGCTATGCGCTGGTGTCTGCTTTGCTTGCGTTGTCGTGGCTCGCCACGCTCATCATCTTCCGGACCCGCACGACCCGTGTGATTGGTAGCGGCCCGGATGAGTACCGGCGCATCTTCGTCTCCACTGTCAGGCTGTTCGGCCTGATAGCTATCGTGTCGCTTCTTTTCCGCCTCGACCTTGCGCGTCTGTATCTCGCCATTGCTTTCCCTGTGGGGCTGGTCGGTCTGCTGGTCAGCCGCTGGGTTTGGCGTCGGGTGATCGCTCGCAAGCGCTCACGTGGCGAGTTCCAGACCTCCGTGCTAGTGGTAGGCGGTGAGCGCGCGGTCCGCAGTTTGGCCGAATCGTTCGAGCGCGGCACGGGCGACGGATACCGCGTGGTTGGCATGTGCATCCCAGGGCACACCGGCGCCCGAAACGACAAGATCGTTGTCGGAGATCGTGATATACCCGTGTACGGCGACGAGGGTGACGTAATTCGTGCGTTGGGTTTCTGCAACGCTGATACCGTTGCCGTGACAGCAACAGAGCACCTCGGGCACGAGGGTATGCGTTCGCTTGCATGGGACCTCGAACCCCATCACGTGGATCTGGTGGTATCTCCCGGAATGATGGACGTGTCCGGTCCGCGCCTGTCGATGCGACCGGTGGCCGGCCTTCCGCTCATTCACGTGGAGAAGCCGAGATACCACGGCGCGCAGAAGTTCTCGAAAATCTCATTCGACTTCGTGTTCGCGACCCTTGCGCTAGTTCTCGTCAGTCCCGTGATGCTGGCAGCTGCGCTCGCGATCAAGTTGACGAGTAAGGGACCGGTGTTTTACAAGTCGGAGCGTATGGGTTTGGACGGCAGGCCTTTCCCGATGCTCAAGTTCCGCAGCATGATCGTCGACGCGGACAAGCAGGTGGCGTCACTAACGGGAGCGAACGAGGGCGCTGGCGTGTTGTTCAAGATGCGGGAGGATCCCCGGGTGACGAAGGTGGGCAGGTACCTTCGCAAGTACAGCCTCGACGAGTTGCCACAGTTCATCAACGTGCTGCGCCGCGAAATGAGCGTTGTGGGTCCGCGGCCGCCCCTGCGGCGGGAGGTCGAGGCCTATGACGGCACGGTGCGTCGCCGGCTGCTAGTCAAGCCCGGCATCACAGGCTTGTGGCAGGTCAGCGGACGCTCCGACCTGTCGTGGGAGGAGACTGTGCGCCTGGACCTGTCCTATGTGGAGAACTGGTCGATGATGGGTGACGTCCTGATCATCGGGAAGACCGTCCGCGCGGTCCTCGCCGGCGACGGCGCGTACTAG
- a CDS encoding serine O-acetyltransferase, translating to MTRSRTSTVFQDWSANATNPKARIVLAAFRVAHLCRSTRNWRINPVVLAVGVLYRVLVEWILGIEIPWKTKIGPNFVVYHGIGIVINDATVIGSGVTLRHNVTIGSKTHDGPAPRIEDDVEVGAGAIILGDIVIRKGAVIGAGAVVSQDVPAGAVVVGNPARVVNATLDAVSVDAVADQ from the coding sequence GTGACCCGATCACGTACCAGCACTGTCTTCCAGGACTGGTCGGCGAACGCGACCAACCCGAAGGCACGAATCGTGCTCGCCGCCTTCCGGGTCGCGCACCTGTGCCGCTCGACCCGCAACTGGCGCATCAACCCCGTGGTCCTGGCCGTCGGTGTCCTCTACCGTGTCCTCGTCGAGTGGATCCTGGGCATCGAGATCCCTTGGAAGACGAAGATCGGACCGAACTTCGTCGTGTACCACGGCATCGGCATCGTGATCAACGACGCCACGGTGATCGGCTCGGGGGTCACGTTGCGGCACAACGTCACCATCGGATCGAAAACCCACGATGGGCCGGCGCCGCGGATCGAGGACGACGTCGAAGTCGGCGCCGGCGCGATCATCCTCGGCGACATCGTCATCAGGAAGGGCGCCGTAATCGGTGCGGGCGCGGTCGTATCCCAAGACGTGCCCGCCGGTGCGGTCGTCGTGGGGAACCCGGCCCGTGTCGTCAATGCGACACTGGACGCGGTGTCCGTGGACGCCGTCGCGGATCAATGA
- a CDS encoding UTP--glucose-1-phosphate uridylyltransferase, whose protein sequence is MGELDSAGFRTAVVPAAGMGTRFLPATKTVPKELLPVVDTPGIELVAGEAAESGAERLIIVTAPGKDGVVAHFVEDLVLENNLAARGKHALLEKVRRAPGLLAVESVVQQQPLGLGHAVGCAEAVLGDDEDAIAVLLPDDLVLPNGVLDVMSRVRAKRGGTVLCAIDVPKEEVSAYGVFDVEMVPDVVNPNVLRVKGMVEKPKLQDAPSTLAAAGRYLLDRAIFDALRRIRPGAGGELQLTDAIALLISEGHPVHVVVHRGPRHDLGNPGGFLRASVDLALSHPEYGADLRTWLENRVKG, encoded by the coding sequence ATGGGGGAATTGGATTCGGCTGGATTTCGCACGGCTGTGGTGCCAGCCGCGGGGATGGGAACACGATTTTTGCCGGCGACAAAGACGGTCCCCAAGGAGCTGCTTCCTGTGGTGGATACGCCCGGGATCGAGCTGGTGGCCGGCGAGGCTGCCGAGTCGGGAGCAGAGCGGCTGATCATCGTGACGGCACCAGGCAAGGATGGTGTGGTGGCGCACTTCGTCGAAGATCTGGTGTTGGAAAACAACCTTGCTGCCCGGGGAAAACACGCTCTGCTGGAGAAGGTCCGCAGGGCGCCGGGCCTCCTGGCGGTGGAGTCGGTAGTCCAGCAACAACCGCTGGGGCTCGGCCACGCGGTTGGTTGCGCTGAAGCGGTGCTGGGCGACGACGAGGATGCGATCGCGGTTCTGCTACCGGACGACTTGGTACTGCCGAATGGCGTGCTCGACGTCATGTCGCGCGTGCGAGCGAAGCGTGGCGGAACGGTGTTGTGTGCCATCGACGTCCCGAAGGAGGAGGTGAGCGCATATGGAGTCTTCGACGTCGAGATGGTCCCCGATGTCGTGAATCCGAACGTATTGAGGGTGAAGGGCATGGTGGAGAAGCCGAAACTCCAGGACGCGCCGTCGACTCTCGCGGCCGCAGGCCGTTACCTCTTGGATAGGGCAATCTTTGATGCGCTCCGACGAATTCGCCCGGGAGCGGGCGGCGAATTGCAGTTGACCGACGCGATCGCGCTGCTCATCTCGGAAGGGCATCCCGTACACGTAGTAGTCCATCGTGGGCCCCGGCACGACCTCGGCAATCCCGGGGGGTTCCTCCGCGCATCCGTGGATCTGGCGCTCAGTCATCCCGAATATGGGGCGGACCTCCGAACGTGGCTGGAGAATAGGGTTAAGGGCTAG
- a CDS encoding glycosyltransferase, translating into MRTETMVGARPRVSIILPYLNSYRVPLLQALDTKLADQGIALDVATGTPEGVDVARGDGATGYPTRELRKLGVPTPKGAVYIRRLDKTIRSADVVIVEHAIKNLDSHALLFRPRTSAKVAIWGHGRTITKPQSALENRVQRAMIARADWYFGYTPGSVARANQMGMPADRCTNVQNTVDTDHLKALRRQHPRAGGAEWPALYVGGLDESKRLDFLLEAGRRIHAQDPRFRLIVVGNGRDRGKVETAAREEWCTYLGNFPLADNFYAVKDCNAILMPGRVGLAAVDSFAIEAPIVTTDWTWHAPEFEYLTTQNSITTADTVDDYAYRILDLMRSPTALADLQQQCAHTAEQLSIEDMATRFADGVVSVLDSKRRTRL; encoded by the coding sequence GTGAGAACCGAGACCATGGTGGGCGCGCGGCCACGCGTGAGCATCATCCTGCCCTACCTGAACAGCTATCGAGTGCCTCTGCTGCAGGCTCTCGACACCAAGCTGGCCGATCAGGGGATCGCGCTGGACGTCGCGACCGGCACCCCCGAAGGAGTGGACGTGGCCCGCGGTGACGGCGCCACCGGCTACCCAACCCGCGAACTTCGGAAGCTTGGGGTGCCCACCCCGAAGGGCGCGGTTTACATCCGTCGCCTCGACAAGACGATCCGCAGCGCCGACGTCGTCATCGTCGAGCACGCCATCAAAAACCTCGACAGCCACGCACTCCTGTTCCGGCCCCGCACGAGCGCGAAGGTCGCGATCTGGGGGCACGGCCGGACGATCACCAAACCGCAGTCGGCACTAGAGAACCGGGTACAGCGCGCCATGATCGCGCGGGCCGATTGGTACTTCGGCTACACCCCGGGCAGCGTCGCGCGTGCCAATCAGATGGGGATGCCGGCCGATCGGTGCACCAACGTGCAGAATACGGTGGATACCGACCATCTGAAGGCACTGCGACGTCAGCACCCCCGGGCCGGCGGTGCGGAGTGGCCGGCCCTCTACGTCGGTGGTCTCGACGAATCGAAGCGCCTCGACTTTCTACTTGAGGCAGGTCGCCGGATACACGCACAGGATCCGCGATTCCGGTTGATCGTCGTCGGCAACGGCCGTGACCGCGGCAAGGTCGAGACAGCTGCGCGGGAAGAGTGGTGCACCTATCTCGGCAACTTCCCGCTCGCCGACAACTTTTACGCAGTCAAGGACTGTAACGCAATCCTCATGCCCGGACGTGTCGGGCTGGCCGCCGTGGACTCGTTCGCAATCGAGGCTCCGATCGTGACCACCGACTGGACGTGGCATGCGCCCGAGTTCGAGTACTTGACCACACAGAACTCGATCACCACAGCCGATACTGTGGACGACTATGCGTACCGCATCCTCGACCTCATGCGCTCACCGACCGCCCTGGCGGATCTGCAACAACAGTGCGCGCACACCGCCGAACAGCTGTCCATAGAGGACATGGCCACCCGATTCGCCGACGGCGTCGTCTCGGTTCTCGACTCGAAGCGGAGGACCCGCCTGTGA